Below is a window of Musa acuminata AAA Group cultivar baxijiao chromosome BXJ3-11, Cavendish_Baxijiao_AAA, whole genome shotgun sequence DNA.
TAAGACGCAACTCCTTGTCCTCTACCCCACACACAGatcgaaaaagaagagaaaaaaaaaagaagaaaatatcttTTTTGATTGGATTATTTCTATTTACAAGGCGTTAGATTTACGTCGAGAGCTTTAGTCTTTTCACTTGAGTTGCTTTTCAGCTGCCGGTTCCATGATTGAGGGACGCTACTGGAAAGTTTGCTTCCAACCGATCCTATTGGACCTTTCGAGTGAGATCCAATCACAATTTAGATCCTTCCGAATGCTGGCATTAACATGAATCTAAATCAGATTTTGAGCAGCATCCAACGTGAATAATCATGCTTGCTTagttagattttcttttttttgttttccggCTTAATTTCTTTCCTCGGAACCGCGTGCTTGTTGAGATTCGCACGTAATCTTGATGGGCACTCCCAGATTGATCCCCACCCAACCCAAATAAAAGAAATGCCACCAAATATCCGCACTAGGTTCTTGAATTCCGAGAAAAGGACCCCACAGCCTTACAAGGGAGCGGGCCAAACGAAGCCCGATCTATATCGGTATCTAAGCAGCGACAGCGGCCGGACCGGAAGGGAATTATCCCACCCGGTGCACCTGCGGTGGGGTTTTAATATGTACTCCCAAATCGTCCCCATTCGTCTCATCTCCCTCCCTCAAGTCTTGGGGTACCGAGATCAATAACAGGCAagcttttcccttttctttttctttttatattcccCGGGTGAATTTTACGTGGTTGTTCAGTTTGTGTTCGGTTCGTCCGCTGGAATCCTGTGAAGCTTCTCTGGTCTTTTGCTGTTGTCGGCTCTGTGAAGCCTGACCCTATCTCCTGCGCCTCTCCAATCCATATTAGATCCGTTGTTCGTTGTCCTTCTCCCTCGCGCCGCGGGCGGGATCTCGTGGACATTTGATCTGGTTACGTTTCCTTGTTCAGGCTGGTGGAGTTCTTTTGGATCGCAAGTCCTTATCTTTTTCGCATCCTGCATTCTGTGGGGGATTTAaacgatttttttttattttctttattcgtGTATGTGATATAAAATTCCTATTAGCTGCTAAAGTCCTGCACGTAATAATAGCAGCAGCAGTCTCGGGAGGACCGTAGGCCGCACACACGCCGTAAGACTAGCGCTCATGACGAGAACAGCGCCAggaggctcctcctcctcctcctcctcttcaccCTCGGTGTCCCCCAGGAACCGCCTGAAGTTCCTCTGCAGCTACGGCGGCAAGATCCTCCCCCATCCCTCCGACAACCACTTCAGGAACGTCGGCGGCGACACTCGCGTCCTCGTCGTCACACGCTCCATCTCCTTCTCGGGTaggtttatatgtatgtatggatGTATATGTACGTATATACGCAGATTCAGACACACATAATCTTTCCTTGTATTTGGTGGGTAGCAGAGCTCAAGGAAAGGATCCAGGATATGTTCCACTGCTGCGTAGCGATCAAGTACGAGCTGGTGGCCAAGGACGTGGAAGCCCTCGTCTCCGTCACCTGCGACGAGGACCTTGCCTACATGCTCGACGAGTACGACCGCCTCAACGCGCGGCAACCCCGGTTCCGCCTCTTCCTGTTCCCCTCGCCTTCCTCCAATCTCGCCGCCGCCAGCGCCACCGCCGACGACCAGCGCCAGGTAGGCGGCGTTCCGGGAAGCCCTTGGCGCCCCatctccgccgcctcctcctcagcTACATCCACCATCGACGGCCAGGCCTCCATCCTCGCCCTTCGTCTCAACGCCCTCACCGCCAATGACGGTGGCCGAGGGACGCATCGGGTCCGTAGCGCGCCCAACCTGCGAGGCGGCGGATTGCTGAGCCAGATCGCCAAAGGTGCCGCTGGCCAGTACCACCACAATCACCCCGAGCAGCACGTCCTCCGCCGACAGAAGAGCTCTGGGGCATCATCGTACGGGTCTCATGCCGCCGGGGGGAGCCGGGCCCTGAGGGCATGTGGGGCCAAACTGCGCGAGGTCTGCAGGTGCGGTGGCGGGTGCCGAGTGACGTGGGTGCCGCAGCCGGCGGCGGTGGGCGGTCTCCACTACAGCGACCGGCGAGGCATGTGCTTTGGGCACGCGGAGGAGTCGTCCTCTCGCCGCTTATCGAGGTGCAGCTGGCCGCCTCCGAAGCCTGTCAGGTAACGGTAGGCCTTGTAACGTCCACCACTCTGGTTTCTTAAAAACATGTTCTCTCGATTTTGGCTTTGTTTTTGTTCTGTGGTGTTAAACGACCATATTAGAAAACGTTGTTCTTTTTCTGTTTATGTTTGTGCGATTCCGGTAGCAGATTAAGGAAGGATCCGACGGTGCTGTATAGTGTTACGAGCATCGGACGGTCAAGAAAGACCGACATTATATGGAGACTTTGCATATACCGTATGGGAATTCCTTCCACTGTTTGTGGAGTTCGGGAGTATTCATTACAGGACATAAGAGACACCTAAATAGTTACAAGGCAAATCCAAAATGCATACACAATGTATTATTGGAAGGAGAAAGGGGTAAATGTGAAGCACCTTTAGAGTAAAATTGacattaacaaaaaaataaaatcatgtaaTCGTTCATTTTTATGAAAAACTACATATATTTGGATAATTTACCTACAAAAAAACACTAGTAATTGCTTTTTACCAAATGAGTGAGTGAGGTAAAGGCACCTCTTTCACATAAAGAACAATAGCAAGATCGTTAAATAGATCCCGACCCCAATTCCCGCCCTCCGTTCGACCAAAATGCCCCTTCGCCACCCCTTGCATCGTCCCACCGCCATCTCCTCCTCCGTCCTTCTTCTGCGCCGCACCTTTTCGCTTCTCCATGCGTTCGCCGATCCCTACTCCCTCTCCGCGGCCCTCCGCGCCTGCTCCGCCGCCTCCCTCCTCCGCCCCGGGCAGCAAGCCCATGCCCTCGCCCTTACCTCCTCCCTCGCCAGCAACCCCCTCGTTGCCGCGCGCCTCGTCGACATGTACTCCGCTTGCCACCGTCTCGCCGCCGCTGCCCTCGTCTTCGACTCTGCCCAGCCCTCGGCCTTATCCAATCGCGTCCTCTGGTCCACTCTTATCGCGGGTCTCGTCCAGAACGGCGACGCCCGCAGCGCCATGGAGCGGTTCCGCAGCATGCGGGCGGGGGCCGTCGAGCCCAACCATTTCACTCTTCCGACCGTCCTCTCCGCCTGCGCTTCCGAGAGAGCGATTCGCTTCGGCCGCCAGGTTCACGGCTGTGCAGTCCGGGCCGGCTTCTGCTCCAATCCCTTCGTCCAGAGCTCGCTTGTTAGCCTCTACTCCAACTGCGCCGACCTCGGCAGCGCCAAGCGGGTCCTCGAGTCATCGGACTCGGGCGACCCGATCTCGTGGAACGCCCTGATCGTTAACTGTACGCGTGGCTCGTTGCACGCGGATGCACTATGCTTGTTCGCCGAAATGCACCGCCGGGGCCTCGCGTTGGACGAGTTCACCTACCCCTCCGCC
It encodes the following:
- the LOC103972687 gene encoding uncharacterized protein LOC103972687, which produces MTRTAPGGSSSSSSSSPSVSPRNRLKFLCSYGGKILPHPSDNHFRNVGGDTRVLVVTRSISFSELKERIQDMFHCCVAIKYELVAKDVEALVSVTCDEDLAYMLDEYDRLNARQPRFRLFLFPSPSSNLAAASATADDQRQVGGVPGSPWRPISAASSSATSTIDGQASILALRLNALTANDGGRGTHRVRSAPNLRGGGLLSQIAKGAAGQYHHNHPEQHVLRRQKSSGASSYGSHAAGGSRALRACGAKLREVCRCGGGCRVTWVPQPAAVGGLHYSDRRGMCFGHAEESSSRRLSRCSWPPPKPVR